One Megalops cyprinoides isolate fMegCyp1 chromosome 23, fMegCyp1.pri, whole genome shotgun sequence genomic region harbors:
- the dyrk4 gene encoding dual specificity tyrosine-phosphorylation-regulated kinase 4, protein MFPEINTKSTRPDAFPHPQRFPTDGTRLGSSRPYQQKFGSGVGTLPQLEAPVKQVVVSNAKVQQQSDSILPHITNKGLQNNHQTQQEERPRVSQFPTRFSTSVENLSESISTKGLSNKLEKERSFEGLRLPMSPTEALQHFQERLTEFEQEEIMDYSEIWFLGLDTKKIEGSQGTPQNSGYDDEHGSYIKVLHDHIGYRFEVLEVIGKGSFGQVLKCLDHKNNELVAIKVIRNKKRFHHQALVELKILDAVRRKDKDNSHNVIHMKEYFYFRNHLCISFELLGVNLYELIKKNNFQGFSLALIRRFAHSLLKCLQMLHREKIIHCDLKPENILLSQKGQGNIKVVDFGSSCYEQQRVYTYIQSRFYRSPEVILGHPYSMAIDMWSLGCILAELYTGYPLFPGESEVEQMACIMEVLGMPPNDFVQTASRKRLFFDSKGNPRNITNSKGRKRRPNSKDLASVLKTSDPLFLDFLKGCLMWDPAKRMTPDEGMQHEWIQDSRAHKTRPKTRPVKKPGENPSATDNNTEHAFRKAGNNRTAEKATSEGLDKLKRENSANKGGKMVTAERLRPIGASAEEEVCEGGARDAKGADGKRDSEGERPVHIIIKPQLEQGGDSECQEQAQCLPPIT, encoded by the exons ATGTTTCCTGAAATTAATACCAAG TCTACAAGACCCGATGCCTTCCCCCACCCTCAGAGGTTTCCCACCGATGGGACGCGCCTCGGATCCAGTCGGCCCTACCAGCAG AAGTTTGGCTCGGGTGTGGGCACCCTGCCCCAGCTGGAAGCCCCAGTCAAGCAGGTGGTGGTCAGCAATGCCAAGGTCCAGCAGCAATCAGACAGCATCTTACCCCACATCACCAACAAGGGATTGCAGAACAACCACCAGACGCAGCAG GAGGAGAGGCCAAGAGTCTCCCAGTTCCCCACGCGGTTCAGCACCTCGGTGGAGAACCTGTCCGAATCCATCTCCACGAAGGGCCTCTCTAacaagctggagaaggagaggtcCTTCGAGGGTCTGCGGCTGCCCATGTCACCCACAG AGGCCCTGCAACACTTCCAGGAACGCCTGACGGAGTTCGAGCAGGAGGAGATCATGGATTACTCCGAAATCTGGTTCCTGGGCCTGGACACCAAGAAGATTGAGGGCTCCCAGGGGACGCCCCAAAACTCTGGCTACGACGACGAGCACGGCAGCTACATCAAG GTTCTGCACGACCACATTGGCTACCGCTTTGAAGTGCTGGAGGTGATTGGCAAAGGATCCTTTGGTCAAGTCCTGAAATGTCTGGATCACAAGAACAATGAGCTGGTGGCAATAAAGGTCATTCGCAACAAGAAGAG gTTCCACCATCAGGCCCTGGTGGAGCTGAAGATCTTGGATGCGGTGAGGAGGAAGGACAAGGACAACTCCCACAACGTCATCCACATGAAGGAGTACTTCTACTTCCGAAACCACCTGTGCATCTCCTTCGAGCTGCTGGG GGTCAACCTGTACGAGCTGATCAAGAAGAACAACTTCCAGGGCTTCAGCTTGGCCCTCATCCGCCGCTTCGCCCACTCGCTGCTCAAGTGCTTGCAGATGCTGCACCGGGAGAAGATCATCCACTGTGACCTCAAGCCG GAAAACATCCTTTTGTCACAAAAGGGACAGGGGAACATCAAGGTGGTTGACTTTGGGTCCAGCTGCTAcgagcagcagagag tgtacACCTACATCCAGAGCCGCTTCTACCGCTCCCCGGAGGTGATCCTGGGCCACCCCTACAGCATGGCCATCGACATGTGGAGCCTGGGCTGCATCCTGGCCGAGCTGTACACCGGGTACCCCCTCTTTCCCGGGGAGAGCGAGGTGGAGCAGATGGCCTGCATCATGGAG GTGCTGGGAATGCCCCCGAATGATTTTGTCCAGACGGCGTCCAGAAAGAGGCTGTTTTTTG ACTCCAAGGGCAACCCTCGGAACATCACGAACAGCAAGGGGAGAAAAAGACGGCCCAACTCCAAAGACCTGGCCAGCGTGCTGAAGACCAGCGACCCTCTGTTTCTGGATTTCCTGAAAGGCTGTCTCAT GTGGGACCCCGCAAAGCGCATGACCCCGGACGAGGGCATGCAGCATGAGTGGATCCAGGACTCCCGGGCCCACAAGACCCGCCCCAAGACCAGGCCCGTGAAGAAGCCTGGGGAGAACCCAAGTGCCACGGACAACAACACCGAGCACGCTTTCCGCAAAGCTGGCAATAACAGGACAG CCGAGAAGGCCACGTCTGAGGGCCTCGACAAGCTCAAGAGGGAGAACTCCGCCAACAAGGGCGGCAAGATGGTGACGGCGGAGCGCCTGCGGCCAATCGGAGCGTcggcggaggaggaggtgtgCGAGGGCGGGGCCAGGGACGCCAAGGGGGCCGATGGCAAGCGGGACTCCGAGGGCGAGAGGCCCGTCCACATCATCATCAAGCCCCAGCTGGAGCAAGGGGGAGACTCTGAGTGCCAGGAGCAGGCTCAGTGCCTGCCCCCTATCACATAA